Part of the Spinacia oleracea cultivar Varoflay chromosome 5, BTI_SOV_V1, whole genome shotgun sequence genome, gcgcccgaaccgaacaagaacaagtctttaggactccaagtgtcgtccctccgtagatagtccacagcacgtccggatccgccttaagattgaccaactagaatcgcccttaaggtactagaaaatttcggcactttatgagcaagatgtgtgttttaattttctctcaaaaactcactttttgaatactttgaaacttgttataaattgtgagccctagcctcatatttataggggtatggaaagggaatcgaaatcctattcagatacaaattaattaaacctagaatcctacaagaactctaatttaattaatttatcaaatagaattaggaatttaatcattaaccgaactctgcatgttttaggaaacgtgcacgaacacaaacacttgcacacacacgcacggctgccacgatgggccccatgcgtgcgcgcgagcagcagcccacgcagcgcccgcgcgcgctgcgcgctgcgcgtgctatgcgcgttgtgcgcgctgcgcagcctgctgggcctggccttgcgctgggcctggcgtggctgtttgtgcggcgcgcttggcttgctgggcgatggcctggcttcgtgttgggcctcgtccggcaggcctcgtccgatgcttattcgtacgatgcgcttccgattaaattttccgattccggaattcatttccgatacgaacaatatttaacatttccgattccggaattaatttccgtttcgaacaaatatttaatatttccgtttccggaattattttccgattccggtaatatttccgattctgacaatatttccgtttccggcaatatttccgattctggcaatatttccatttccgataatattttccgattcgtaCCATgtctccgtttccggcaacatctacgacttggataatatttatatttccgatacgatccatatttccgtttccggcaatatcatcgtttccggagtattcatttcttgcctgtgacgatcttagctcccactgaaaccaagatccgtcggttccgaatattcatagatggagtatttaatgccattaaatacttgatccgtttacgtgctatttgtgtgaccctacgggttcagtcaagagtaagctgtggattaatatcattaattccacttgaactgaagcggcctctagctaggcattcagctcacttgatctcactgaattattaacttgttaattaatactgaaccgcatttattagacttaacatagaatgcatacttggaccaagggcattatttccttcaaaatgatCAATTCCTGGTCTGTGGTGGAATTGATGAGTTAATTTTTATGGGCTATGCGAACGCAATTTTTTAAACCGATATAGATGATTTTGGgttctgccttaatggcggagcagtaagttggaaatatTCTATGCAGCACTATGCAGTACATTGATGCCTcaaaagcagcaaaggaagctgtttggattcggaagttcgtGGAAGCTATTgaggttgtcccctccataaaGGGAATAGTGGCTTAATATTGTGATAATAGTGGAGCAATTGcctaggcaaaggagcctaggagccaccagaaagTTAAACACGTACCGCGACGATTTCACACACTTTGAGAAATCGTTGAGTGGAAAGAAATCGATATTTCCAAGGTTAGAACGGACAACAACGTcgcagatccattaactaaacctttgCCACAAGTGAACCACaatgcacatgtagcaaccctggaaatcaagcatattggagaatggctttaaatttcttagttttttttcaaaacatttgttagatctatgtttaaaacaattggttaaccattacatatttatgaaattatattttcatattcatttaattttggtttagtataaAATGAAAAAGTCCAAGcgattcaaatgggatgtcaagattgGATTCTTTGATAAAGAAACACAcaaaagtgaacttgaatatttaagtcacaaaggatccctaatccaggtcatttgAATGGTTGGACgaacaatgactaatgaagattagattgcaagtagatttctAGTTCAGTTTATTGAACTAGATGGAACTTGGATGTCAAAAATATTTTGCAAAGATACTTAATAGAATTCGTATCAGATTGACCATGAGAGAACTTTatgagattaaagtcatgtcataagtcgttctcattaatggtgattagaaccattctttaaaacatgagtaattattaTTACTTTTTGATGATTAtttcgctttgatgctcgctaaacgtcacaccgtaaaaggggATATAAAAGTAGTATTAATATGAATCAAAGTAATTCTTTCATAAGTTAGATACTGTCCtcatatctttgataggatatggtggtgttgtgtaacaaggtctctcagagagttagatactgtcgAAAagcataattattattattattatcattaagttaaattgaattgaattgaattaaactgaactgccaaatgagtcaagaaactgaaattaagccaaaaagaacaaggGGCATAATAGTTGCATTATCACCAACTTTTTAAGTGAAACCCTTACCCAAAATAAACGAATCATACAAAAAATTTACATGCAACATATTTAAAGGGTCCGTACAAAGCAAATGATTGATATTATAGCGTACTAGGAGGAGGTTACAAGAAAGGAAAAATAGTTCAGGGCTACATTTAACATTGGATAACATTTTTCAGGACTTCCAGCAGGTTTGTCTAGGGGAAATGCAGAGCATGCAACTGACTAGGTAAGAAATGCCCATGCTAACTCATAATCATACGGCGAAGAGGCAGTTGAGTAGTAGCATTCAATTAGGCTTAACCCTCAGAAGGTGTGAAAGCTTAAGTGTGTCGATCTTTGCAGCTAGTATAAAGTCATTCTCTGTAAGTCCTCCTGCACATTGTAGACCAACTTAGAGTTAAGTTACATATGCATATTGCAGAGTCCACATTAAATTTAAGCCAAAAGCTAATAGTGTATCGCTTGTGGTGTTACACAGTTGAACACTTGTAATTCTTCTCTGGTATACAAGGAAGAATAGCATACATAATATACCAAATCAATAGAAAAGAAAAGCtgaaagagagaaaaagatgATAAAATTGGAAGCAGAACATGATTTTCAAAAAACCTAATCAGCGTAAAAGCTAAGATGGATTACAGAAGCCAATATAGGCCCTTCAGGTATTTCTCTCCTGAGGAACAATACTCTCATGTTGCCATATAAGCAAGAGTGAAGCTAAAATCTCCCTGTCAACATTGTTTTTTACATCTAATTAGAACATGATTCCCTTTTCTAGTACATTCAAATTCCCATCATCCAGCTATGGatgtttagaattttatgtagcaATAGCTTCAACAATCCAGGGATCAAATTACCAAGTATCTTATTTCTCAAATTAGTGAGCTCAAACCTACCATCAACTCCCGCACCTtatacaaaataaaatgaactcTATATAGAAAGGAGGCTGAAAAAGACATTATATACAAATAATCTAAATATGGTATTACACTAGTACCTTCTTCCTCAAGTTCCTTAATAATATATTCAATCTTAGCATGTGTGAATATTCTTCTCCTACTTGCTAAAATTGTTTATAATTGACTTACTTTCTTATATATCAAACCATAACCCTCAATAGACTTTCTGTCAAAAACTACATAAGATGCTAGACGGATACTACAACTCTCAGAAATTTGATTTTCTTTCTCCCTTTTCTTAAGCCATTCAAGCACACAAATACCCAATTGTCATGTTGCCAGCTAGGTCCCAAGATATTTTGCTAGTTTTTCAAGAGAAGTTGACATGGAATAAATTTTTAAAGATGTTTTCCGATTGACCTATAGAGTGAGTGTGGAACAGTAACCAATCAAAGGACACTATTTCTTGGAGGTAGTCATTAAACAATAGTTCATTAAGTTCTAACCCAGCCAACATGGTTCCATGTCAATTGTTCTCTGTTAGTTAAAAAATACTCCATAATGTCCGTTTTCTGATGGTAAGAAAGAAACaactttatcatttatgaaGTCAAAATTTAAACACTGGCGAAAAGTCAACAAAATTTAACGCAAGAAAAacatttgtgaattgtgataagAGCAGGTAAGTAAGCCAAGATAGTCAAATGCAAGCATTTTTTCAAGCTTACCAACAGAATGCGTCCATATTTCAACTGTCACATTGTTCCAACCCACGAGATGCAGATCTGGATGGTGACCTGTTGAATTTGAGAAGAACAAATAGTTAAAAAGAGCTGTGTTCACTCCAACTGCACAATAGTTTTATCCTGGTTCACGCCAAGAATCTATTTGTCTCCACATCATATTACAAAAGTTGATTACTCAAGAACACAAGATACCGACAAAAATGGTTATACCTTCTGCTTCAGCAACATTAGCAATAGCCTGAAAGAACTCCAGCCCTTTAGTAAAAGTCTTCACTTTCCAAGATCGCGCCAGCTTCAATTTACCTTCTTCATTGATCAGATTCCAATCAGGAACCTGGAAGAAAAAAAACGTGCAAGACGCACACCTAGCATTAGGGTGGTGTCCTTGATAGAGACAAAAGTGAAGAAGGAAATCAGCAAATAGGTTAACTTGTTTATCTTTGTAACTTAGATTCATATCTCATGTGCACTTTTGAAAGATGAGAATATGAGATTGCTGCCTTTGAGTTGAATATAAACAGTTTTCACCTATATGAAAGCGAATCAAACAGAAGAGAGGGTAGCACGAAAACATATCCAGATTACTAACCTTTGCAATCAATTGATTTGCTAACTCTTCATTCATAGATCGCATATCTTCCGAGTTACAAGGCACACATTTCTTCGCTGCCAGGTCTGTACAAACCAACATTGTGGTAAAAAGAAGCAGGGCAGGCATTAGTCATTTTAAAGCAAGTAAATTGAATAGCTGAAATCAGTTTTTGATGTTGTGCCCTTTGCCTAAAAGCTAGGGGGAAAAACCTTCCGATTAAGAACTGTTCTCATTTTCCAAAAGGAATAGAGTACGTggagtattttattttattttttatgccaAAGGAAAGGAGTAAAGGACTATGGAGTTGATGAAACACATTCAACAGAAGACATTAATAAGCAACTTAACAATATGCATTTGAAGATTTGGGGAGTAACAATAAAATAAACAGTTTTTCACCgtatacccctgaggtttactTTAATTCACCACATACCCTCGTGTTTTCAATAATTCACCATATACCCCTGAGGATTTCCAAAATTCACCACCCGACCCTACCATTAAATCA contains:
- the LOC110777563 gene encoding pterin-4-alpha-carbinolamine dehydratase 2, mitochondrial, whose product is MSMFRMFPSRLVSLSKTQAQFGPLFQFVSTTHGGPSSRINGLLHNHVELVEPRKGHREFRTFCTASDLAAKKCVPCNSEDMRSMNEELANQLIAKVPDWNLINEEGKLKLARSWKVKTFTKGLEFFQAIANVAEAEGHHPDLHLVGWNNVTVEIWTHSVGGLTENDFILAAKIDTLKLSHLLRVKPN